A part of Variovorax sp. HW608 genomic DNA contains:
- a CDS encoding amidohydrolase family protein, with protein sequence MYAESNARCRCIDVHTHVVPHDFPRYLGAKLDAPWPSMIDAHACHRHVMVSGKIYRTVSHHAWDPSRRIADMDTAHVERQVLSPMPELLSYWLDASDGATMTRYLNETVASMASNAPDRFVGLGAVPLQDVDRAIAELGHAMHVLKLAGVEIGGNVNGVPIGDPRFRPFFEAAEEWGAAIFVHPLRPAGLDRLVGPAALEQVLAFPGETGLAAASMITGGTLARHPRLRIAFSHGGGSLPILLSRLQYAWDAFEPLRQAIESAPREMARRMYYDHLLYDAAAIVSLIQTVGPTQVMAGSDYPFAIMDKEPGGRIAALDIGDEWKSLLFSGNARRWLGLDEEA encoded by the coding sequence TTGTACGCCGAGTCAAACGCCCGATGCCGTTGCATCGATGTCCATACCCACGTGGTTCCGCACGATTTCCCCCGCTACCTCGGTGCGAAGCTGGATGCGCCATGGCCATCGATGATCGATGCACATGCATGCCATCGGCACGTGATGGTGTCCGGGAAGATCTACCGGACCGTGTCTCATCATGCGTGGGATCCATCGCGACGCATCGCCGACATGGACACGGCTCATGTCGAGCGCCAGGTCCTCTCGCCGATGCCGGAGCTGCTGAGCTACTGGCTCGACGCTTCCGATGGTGCCACGATGACCCGCTATCTCAATGAAACGGTGGCATCGATGGCCTCGAATGCGCCGGATCGATTCGTCGGACTTGGCGCGGTGCCGTTGCAGGACGTCGACCGCGCCATTGCAGAACTCGGCCATGCCATGCATGTGCTCAAGCTGGCCGGCGTCGAGATCGGCGGCAACGTGAACGGGGTGCCGATCGGGGACCCGCGGTTCCGGCCGTTTTTCGAGGCCGCCGAAGAATGGGGTGCGGCCATCTTCGTTCATCCGCTTCGGCCGGCGGGCCTCGATCGCCTCGTCGGCCCCGCTGCGCTGGAACAGGTGCTGGCATTTCCGGGTGAAACCGGCTTGGCCGCGGCGTCGATGATCACGGGCGGGACGCTGGCCCGTCATCCCCGTCTGCGCATTGCTTTCAGCCACGGGGGTGGGTCCTTGCCGATCCTGCTTTCCCGCCTGCAGTACGCCTGGGACGCCTTCGAGCCACTACGGCAGGCGATCGAGTCGGCGCCGCGCGAGATGGCTCGCCGCATGTACTACGACCACCTGCTGTACGACGCCGCGGCGATCGTTTCGTTGATTCAAACGGTCGGACCGACACAAGTCATGGCCGGCTCGGACTATCCATTTGCGATCATGGACAAGGAACCGGGCGGGCGCATCGCGGCGCTGGATATCGGCGACGAGTGGAAATCACTTCTCTTCAGCGGGAACGCGCGACGCTGGCTCGGCCTCGACGAGGAGGCGTAG
- a CDS encoding PDR/VanB family oxidoreductase: MQQPLLMMRVTRIVDEGQDIRSFELAAECGSVPPFTAGAHIDLHLSPGLVRQYSLCNGPEQTGTYTIAVKREAQSRGGSSAVHDRLKLGDPIGVTGPRNNFPIAADAREHLLLAGGIGVTPLLSMARHLRARGEPFRLEYFTRSREHTAFVDLLSGSELAPHVSLHHGLEAAEMTAYMAERLARRPDGGHVYACGPRPFMQLVQEQAAQSYPADAVHLEHFQADPALETGPRERFTIRLARSGVEMEVCENQSIVDVLTRHGVRVDVMCEQGICGTCLTGVCDGVPDHRDTFLTDKERAANDKMLLCCSRARSPVLVLDL; this comes from the coding sequence ATGCAACAGCCGCTATTGATGATGCGCGTCACCCGCATCGTGGACGAGGGGCAAGACATCCGAAGCTTCGAACTGGCTGCGGAATGCGGCTCCGTACCCCCTTTCACGGCGGGCGCGCACATCGACCTGCACTTGAGCCCGGGGCTTGTCCGACAGTATTCGCTGTGCAACGGCCCGGAGCAGACCGGCACTTACACGATTGCGGTCAAGCGCGAGGCGCAGTCACGCGGTGGGTCAAGCGCCGTGCACGATCGCCTGAAGCTGGGCGACCCGATCGGCGTGACGGGGCCGCGCAACAATTTTCCGATCGCCGCGGATGCTCGCGAGCATCTGCTGCTCGCTGGGGGCATTGGCGTGACGCCGCTATTGAGCATGGCGCGACACCTTCGCGCTCGTGGCGAGCCGTTCCGTCTGGAATACTTCACACGCTCGCGGGAGCACACGGCCTTCGTCGATCTGCTGTCCGGCTCCGAACTCGCGCCCCACGTGTCGCTTCACCATGGCCTGGAGGCCGCGGAGATGACTGCGTACATGGCGGAACGGCTGGCGCGGCGTCCCGACGGCGGGCACGTTTATGCATGTGGACCTCGGCCCTTCATGCAGCTGGTGCAGGAACAGGCTGCACAAAGTTATCCGGCCGACGCGGTGCATTTGGAACACTTCCAGGCGGACCCGGCGCTCGAAACGGGACCGCGGGAGCGCTTCACCATCAGACTTGCGCGCAGTGGCGTAGAGATGGAGGTTTGCGAGAACCAGTCCATCGTCGATGTCCTCACGCGCCATGGTGTTCGCGTTGACGTGATGTGCGAGCAGGGCATTTGCGGGACATGCCTCACTGGTGTGTGCGACGGGGTGCCCGATCACCGGGACACCTTCCTCACCGACAAGGAGCGGGCCGCCAACGACAAGATGCTGTTGTGCTGTTCACGTGCCCGCAGCCCGGTTCTCGTTCTGGACCTGTAG
- a CDS encoding VOC family protein has product MNGARCSTSRAYGRTESSASSYESSRRESIVMIHYRKLGYVELNVSNLARSREFYEQVVGLQRIGTRKDGAEVFRCDAEPYSVVLHEHAPAGFCRVGWMLEDEFQFDILHSRLRERGVPFEVISAAECDARNLGRATRMVEPNTQATLEFYVPVDRPDEFAFDVSHTNIQRLGHVVFSTPHRAAANAFFRDVLDFLDSDSIGEMATFMRPAGSPYHHGLGIGAGEHPRFHHLNFMVETIDDIGRATNRFKKHQVPIVYGPGRHPASQSVFLYFLDPDALTLEYSFGMEEFADVGPRAARVLPPRPESVDAWGSVPDPRMGAVGEMNAATVASTSC; this is encoded by the coding sequence GTGAACGGCGCACGGTGCTCGACCTCGAGAGCCTACGGCCGCACGGAAAGCTCAGCTTCATCCTATGAATCTTCACGCAGAGAAAGCATCGTCATGATCCATTACCGCAAACTCGGCTATGTCGAGTTGAACGTCAGCAACCTGGCGCGTTCGCGCGAGTTCTACGAGCAGGTGGTCGGCTTGCAGCGGATCGGCACCCGCAAGGACGGCGCCGAAGTCTTCCGGTGCGACGCGGAGCCTTATTCGGTCGTCCTGCACGAACACGCGCCGGCGGGGTTTTGCCGCGTCGGATGGATGCTCGAGGACGAATTCCAGTTCGACATCCTGCACAGCCGCCTGCGCGAGAGAGGCGTTCCTTTCGAAGTCATCAGCGCGGCGGAGTGCGACGCGAGAAATCTCGGCCGCGCAACGCGAATGGTGGAACCGAATACGCAGGCGACGCTTGAGTTCTATGTCCCGGTGGATCGTCCGGACGAGTTCGCCTTCGACGTGTCGCATACGAACATCCAGCGCCTCGGGCACGTCGTGTTCAGCACGCCGCACCGGGCGGCGGCGAACGCATTCTTCCGCGACGTGCTCGACTTTCTCGACTCGGACAGCATCGGCGAAATGGCGACATTCATGCGTCCCGCAGGCAGCCCCTATCACCACGGTCTCGGCATCGGAGCCGGCGAACACCCGCGGTTCCACCATCTCAATTTCATGGTCGAGACGATCGACGACATCGGACGGGCCACGAACCGTTTCAAGAAGCACCAGGTGCCGATCGTGTACGGGCCCGGGCGGCATCCCGCCTCGCAAAGCGTGTTCCTGTATTTCCTGGACCCGGACGCCTTGACGCTCGAGTACAGCTTCGGGATGGAGGAGTTCGCCGACGTCGGCCCGCGCGCCGCCCGCGTATTGCCACCGCGACCGGAGTCCGTCGATGCATGGGGTTCCGTGCCCGACCCCCGCATGGGCGCTGTCGGCGAGATGAATGCCGCGACCGTCGCGTCAACTTCCTGCTGA
- a CDS encoding aromatic-ring-hydroxylating dioxygenase subunit beta: MPELNQDGSHAVHAAHDRPITADEVQQFLNEEAALLDEWKLDEWIKLLTDDAQYLVPPLDKPDADHREALFLVADNHETLRSRVGQLMGRSVWAENPRSRTRRLVTNVRVLETDGDQATVTANFAVWRFQFEQTDVYVGQYRHVVVRGPAGLLLRERRTVLDLESLRPHGKLSFIL; this comes from the coding sequence ATGCCTGAACTCAATCAAGACGGCTCGCACGCAGTCCATGCCGCGCACGATCGTCCCATCACCGCTGACGAAGTCCAGCAGTTCCTGAACGAAGAGGCGGCCTTGCTCGACGAATGGAAGCTCGACGAGTGGATCAAGCTTCTGACGGACGACGCGCAGTACCTGGTGCCGCCGCTGGACAAACCCGACGCGGATCATCGTGAAGCCTTGTTTCTGGTTGCCGACAACCACGAAACGCTGCGCTCGCGCGTCGGCCAACTCATGGGTCGCAGCGTGTGGGCGGAAAACCCGCGGTCCCGCACCCGCCGGTTGGTGACCAATGTGCGCGTCCTCGAGACCGACGGCGATCAAGCGACCGTGACCGCCAACTTTGCGGTTTGGCGCTTCCAGTTCGAGCAGACGGATGTCTATGTCGGGCAGTACCGCCACGTTGTCGTACGCGGGCCGGCCGGGCTGCTGCTTCGTGAACGGCGCACGGTGCTCGACCTCGAGAGCCTACGGCCGCACGGAAAGCTCAGCTTCATCCTATGA
- a CDS encoding aromatic ring-hydroxylating oxygenase subunit alpha — MQEPNIERLVDDDRERGIFRVHRTAFTDPSILEREHAEIFDRCWLYAGHESELSKPGDYVTRKVGGRPLLLTCDPNGQRHAFINSCTHRGNAVCREKSGNARVFTCFYHAWSFNTEGALVGLPGEDAYTAAFDKKQMGLKSVPRFESYRGMMFVSFDPDTVDLQTYLGGARDYIDAMLDYGGDDVEVVPGAQSYSMRANWKLLVENSVDAYHLMSTHQRYFRNFLPDIGMDPTKWMGPGAMKATRGIALPNGHGLVESPALPTPVTVSAEAELNSIRSNLDEKFGKERAHWIADYSRNVFIYPNLILISMWRTVRTFYPVSPDFIEIDAWALLPKNESKELRQRRFENFISFLGPAGFGTPDDVSGLEGCQRGFAAHKEAEWSDISRGMGREPLATDELQMRAFWRRWHAMMRGITGPTNCSDNPVAAAA; from the coding sequence ATGCAAGAACCCAATATCGAGCGGCTGGTCGACGACGACCGCGAGCGCGGAATATTCCGTGTCCATCGGACAGCATTCACCGACCCTTCCATCCTCGAGCGCGAGCACGCCGAGATTTTCGATCGCTGCTGGCTGTACGCGGGGCACGAGTCGGAACTGTCGAAGCCGGGCGACTACGTCACGCGCAAGGTGGGCGGCCGACCGTTGTTGCTGACGTGCGACCCGAACGGACAACGGCATGCCTTCATCAACAGTTGCACCCACCGCGGCAACGCCGTTTGCCGCGAGAAATCCGGCAATGCCCGCGTGTTCACCTGCTTCTACCATGCGTGGTCCTTCAATACCGAAGGCGCGCTCGTCGGGTTACCTGGCGAGGACGCGTACACCGCCGCCTTCGACAAGAAGCAGATGGGACTGAAATCCGTGCCGCGCTTCGAGAGCTATCGCGGCATGATGTTTGTCAGCTTCGATCCCGATACCGTCGACCTGCAGACGTACCTTGGCGGCGCGCGTGACTACATCGACGCGATGCTCGATTACGGCGGGGACGATGTCGAAGTCGTTCCGGGTGCCCAGTCGTACAGCATGCGCGCGAACTGGAAACTGCTGGTGGAAAACAGCGTCGATGCCTATCACTTGATGTCGACCCACCAGCGGTACTTCCGCAACTTCTTGCCCGACATCGGAATGGATCCGACCAAATGGATGGGGCCGGGCGCGATGAAGGCCACGCGCGGCATCGCGCTTCCGAATGGGCACGGCCTGGTGGAGAGCCCGGCGCTGCCCACGCCCGTGACGGTCAGTGCAGAAGCGGAACTCAACAGTATCCGCTCCAACCTCGACGAGAAGTTCGGCAAGGAGCGGGCGCACTGGATCGCGGACTACAGCCGGAACGTGTTCATCTATCCGAACCTGATACTGATCTCGATGTGGCGGACGGTGCGGACCTTCTATCCGGTCAGCCCTGATTTCATCGAGATCGACGCCTGGGCGCTCTTGCCGAAGAATGAATCGAAGGAACTGCGCCAGCGTCGCTTCGAGAACTTCATCTCCTTTCTCGGGCCAGCGGGTTTCGGAACCCCTGATGACGTCTCGGGCCTGGAGGGCTGTCAGCGCGGATTCGCCGCCCACAAGGAAGCCGAATGGTCGGACATATCGCGCGGCATGGGGCGAGAACCGCTCGCCACCGACGAATTGCAGATGCGGGCGTTCTGGCGCCGCTGGCACGCAATGATGCGCGGCATCACCGGCCCCACAAACTGTTCGGACAACCCTGTAGCCGCTGCCGCGTGA
- a CDS encoding SDR family NAD(P)-dependent oxidoreductase, translating into MKSSQQPAATAGFQVQTQSRRFEGQVAIVTGAAQGLGRVIARRLAEEGATVVVADIQGDRAERTAKQLSQQTGAVVISHAGDLGEAGVAEQLAADVHGRFGRIDALVNNAAALIRMRLVDFSEALLQDAIKWNVWNTLRACKAVLPYMTEQRYGRIVNIGGEAWRTGLPYHTVLAGVGKGSMVGLTATLAGETLRDGITVNCISPGAVESGADGDPEPLPAGFRDPTWTPPDVLAELMKLAGNPAIGIGRPAHPTEVAAAVAFFASREASFVTGQHLGVSGGMAML; encoded by the coding sequence ATGAAATCATCACAGCAGCCCGCGGCGACCGCCGGCTTCCAGGTACAAACCCAAAGCCGACGTTTCGAGGGCCAGGTCGCCATCGTCACCGGAGCGGCGCAAGGGCTGGGGCGTGTGATCGCGCGTCGCCTCGCCGAGGAAGGGGCAACCGTCGTCGTTGCCGATATCCAGGGCGATCGCGCCGAGCGCACGGCGAAGCAGCTTTCACAGCAGACCGGTGCCGTCGTGATATCGCATGCCGGCGATCTGGGTGAAGCGGGCGTTGCCGAGCAACTGGCCGCCGACGTGCATGGCCGCTTCGGCCGCATCGATGCGCTCGTGAACAACGCCGCCGCGCTCATCCGGATGCGGCTGGTCGATTTTTCCGAAGCGTTACTGCAAGACGCCATCAAGTGGAATGTCTGGAACACGCTGCGTGCGTGCAAGGCAGTGTTGCCTTACATGACCGAGCAGCGATACGGGCGCATCGTGAACATCGGCGGGGAGGCGTGGCGCACCGGCCTTCCGTACCACACCGTGCTTGCAGGCGTCGGCAAGGGATCGATGGTCGGGCTGACCGCGACGCTCGCGGGCGAAACGCTTCGCGACGGCATCACCGTCAACTGCATTTCCCCCGGCGCGGTGGAGTCTGGCGCTGACGGTGATCCGGAACCGTTGCCGGCGGGCTTTCGCGATCCGACGTGGACACCGCCGGATGTGCTCGCCGAACTCATGAAGCTTGCGGGGAACCCGGCGATTGGCATCGGGCGCCCTGCGCATCCGACCGAGGTGGCCGCAGCGGTCGCGTTCTTTGCCTCGCGTGAAGCGTCTTTCGTCACCGGGCAGCACCTGGGCGTGAGCGGCGGCATGGCGATGCTTTGA
- a CDS encoding DoxX family protein: MKQSSTRSDRIRLGASLFLALTFCVTGSMMLLGVPVMVELFDRVGIGQWFRYVTGGLEIVGSGLLMRAATRLLGALLLFFIMGAAIATHLFVIGGYPVSAIVLGAACGWVFLGERKFA; this comes from the coding sequence ATGAAGCAATCATCGACCAGATCAGATCGGATTCGCCTGGGCGCCAGCCTCTTCCTCGCGCTGACGTTTTGCGTCACCGGCTCCATGATGCTCTTGGGCGTGCCGGTGATGGTTGAACTGTTCGACCGGGTCGGAATAGGGCAGTGGTTCAGGTACGTCACAGGCGGTCTCGAGATCGTCGGGTCCGGCTTGCTGATGCGTGCAGCCACCAGATTGCTCGGTGCGTTGCTTCTCTTTTTCATCATGGGGGCCGCCATCGCCACGCACCTGTTCGTGATCGGCGGATATCCCGTCTCGGCGATCGTGTTGGGGGCGGCCTGTGGTTGGGTCTTCCTCGGAGAAAGGAAATTCGCATGA
- a CDS encoding SDR family oxidoreductase produces MQLNLDFKDRHVVVFGGTTGINFGIAEAFARQGARLTVVSRKPDNVDKACAALARHDGPVGGICADVRDFDAVGLGLQSCVDKFGEIDVLVSGAAGNFLCEAKDMSSNGFKAVVDIDLIGTFNVLRQAFPYMRKPGGIAINITAPQSSIPMRYQAHACAAKAGVDQLTRVLALEWGSFGLRVNAISPGPIAQTEGFKRLIADGEQEEARSAETVPLKRLGNVDDIANLALFLASPYASYVSGAVVPCDGGGALDSVKPMLEAAGVRAMQANS; encoded by the coding sequence ATGCAACTCAATCTGGACTTCAAGGATCGTCATGTCGTCGTATTCGGCGGCACGACAGGCATCAACTTCGGCATCGCCGAGGCGTTCGCTCGACAAGGCGCCAGGCTGACGGTCGTCAGTCGCAAGCCCGACAACGTGGACAAGGCGTGCGCCGCGCTGGCCCGACACGACGGCCCGGTGGGCGGCATTTGCGCCGATGTTCGCGACTTCGACGCCGTGGGCCTGGGACTGCAGTCCTGTGTCGACAAATTCGGCGAAATCGACGTTCTCGTATCGGGCGCCGCGGGCAACTTCCTGTGCGAGGCGAAAGACATGTCTTCTAACGGCTTCAAGGCGGTGGTCGACATCGATCTCATCGGCACGTTCAATGTCCTGCGCCAGGCGTTCCCCTATATGCGCAAGCCCGGAGGGATCGCAATCAACATCACGGCCCCGCAGTCCTCCATCCCGATGCGCTATCAAGCGCATGCCTGTGCCGCAAAGGCCGGCGTCGACCAGCTCACGCGCGTCCTGGCGCTCGAATGGGGGTCGTTCGGCCTGAGGGTCAATGCGATTTCGCCGGGGCCGATCGCGCAGACCGAAGGATTCAAGCGCTTGATCGCCGATGGCGAGCAGGAGGAAGCGCGCAGTGCCGAGACCGTGCCGCTGAAGCGGCTGGGCAACGTGGACGACATCGCCAATCTGGCGCTCTTCCTGGCTTCTCCTTATGCGAGCTATGTTTCCGGAGCCGTGGTGCCCTGCGACGGCGGCGGCGCGCTGGACAGTGTGAAGCCAATGCTGGAAGCGGCGGGGGTCCGCGCGATGCAGGCGAACAGCTGA
- a CDS encoding isochorismatase family protein: MQLFKLQDTAFVLIDHQVGIFDWIQSIDRSQLKRNALLLAKLAARAEIPVVLTTSQETNVQGPLMKGIQKALPEAFAKRILRVGIVNAWESKAFADAVRATGKRNLVMAGVTTDVCVIAPAISAIEEGFNVQVVADASGSATKIGDDMALQRLAAAGVQITSTAGIVAELLQNWDTELGDYALSLIPGALDTSVKLRIIARVMGRLLTGQGLPRVDSERAGKSDILVLSK, translated from the coding sequence GTGCAGCTGTTCAAACTCCAGGACACCGCGTTCGTTCTCATCGACCATCAGGTCGGCATCTTCGACTGGATCCAGTCGATCGACCGCAGCCAGCTGAAACGCAACGCGCTGCTCCTGGCCAAACTGGCCGCGCGCGCGGAAATCCCCGTCGTGCTTACAACGAGCCAGGAGACCAACGTCCAAGGTCCGCTCATGAAGGGCATCCAGAAGGCTTTGCCGGAGGCGTTTGCCAAGCGCATCTTGCGCGTCGGGATCGTGAACGCCTGGGAATCCAAGGCGTTTGCCGACGCGGTCCGCGCGACCGGCAAGCGCAACCTGGTCATGGCGGGCGTGACCACCGACGTCTGCGTGATCGCGCCGGCCATCAGCGCGATCGAGGAAGGTTTCAACGTCCAGGTCGTTGCCGATGCAAGCGGCTCGGCAACGAAGATCGGCGACGACATGGCGCTGCAGCGGCTTGCCGCCGCTGGCGTCCAGATCACATCCACAGCGGGCATCGTCGCAGAGTTGCTGCAGAACTGGGATACCGAACTTGGCGACTACGCTCTGAGCCTGATTCCCGGGGCATTGGACACGTCTGTCAAGCTCCGGATCATCGCGCGAGTGATGGGCCGCCTCCTCACGGGACAGGGTCTGCCGCGCGTCGATTCCGAACGAGCCGGCAAATCGGACATATTGGTGCTCTCCAAGTAG
- a CDS encoding FAD-dependent oxidoreductase translates to MGKQDRVIVVGAGPVGLLTALKLARAGVEVRVIEALPSLHQSRLDCGGRGCIRT, encoded by the coding sequence GTGGGCAAACAGGATCGAGTCATCGTGGTCGGGGCTGGCCCCGTGGGCCTTTTGACCGCACTCAAGCTTGCGAGGGCAGGCGTCGAGGTTCGTGTCATCGAAGCTCTGCCTTCGCTTCACCAGTCGCGACTTGACTGCGGGGGACGTGGCTGCATCCGGACCTGA
- a CDS encoding TetR/AcrR family transcriptional regulator, translated as MATRSRLPAPDSQAAAQEGGPTRRERRRQRTEDLILEAATQVFQTKGIVATTMQDIAVEVDVVQGTLYNYFPTKEALTVAVVRRLINAFAEELAIQGGDRTTFEPLDLVAFACVAVIEKGVTDPIWRALVERYDVLVDAVHDEIREFAMANLREAVRGGAIKATEAELQLQWRLGSWMMAGAIRDIVQGKLASLDVAFDIALHVLLQKGIPPAEARRIVRKVRNHVRRNREAVSQP; from the coding sequence ATGGCCACCCGATCCAGACTCCCTGCCCCTGACTCACAGGCCGCCGCGCAAGAGGGGGGACCGACCCGCCGTGAGCGGCGTCGCCAGCGGACCGAAGATCTGATCCTGGAGGCCGCGACACAGGTGTTTCAGACCAAGGGGATCGTTGCTACCACCATGCAGGACATCGCGGTCGAGGTCGACGTCGTCCAAGGCACCCTCTACAACTACTTTCCCACCAAGGAGGCGCTGACGGTCGCCGTGGTGCGGCGTCTGATCAATGCGTTTGCCGAAGAGCTGGCGATCCAAGGGGGCGATCGCACCACCTTCGAGCCACTTGACCTGGTGGCGTTCGCCTGCGTCGCCGTGATCGAGAAAGGCGTGACCGATCCCATCTGGCGCGCCCTGGTCGAGCGCTACGACGTGCTGGTCGATGCGGTGCACGACGAGATTCGGGAGTTCGCCATGGCCAACCTGCGAGAGGCCGTTCGCGGTGGCGCCATCAAGGCCACCGAAGCCGAGCTCCAACTGCAATGGCGGCTGGGTTCCTGGATGATGGCTGGCGCGATCCGCGACATCGTGCAGGGCAAGCTCGCGTCATTGGACGTAGCCTTCGACATTGCCTTACACGTCTTGTTGCAGAAGGGGATTCCCCCAGCCGAAGCGAGGCGCATCGTCCGAAAAGTTCGAAACCACGTACGCAGAAACCGCGAGGCCGTCAGTCAACCTTGA